The following proteins come from a genomic window of Nocardiopsis sp. YSL2:
- a CDS encoding alpha/beta fold hydrolase — protein sequence MLDDSAAYVDGPWTHRVVSAAGTRFHVAEAGEGPLVLLLHGFPQFWWAWRSQLVALAAAGYRAAAVDLRGYGASDKPPRGYDLVTLAQDAAGLVRSLGEGEAVVVGHGIGGVIGWTMTAYHPRTVRALATLAAPHPGRTARLAASGGPGVRHMLRAQVPILPEHRLLADGCVRVGDLIREWSGPGWPDAEAEQRYRQAFAIPKVSHCSLEYHRWMFRSRWRPDGARYAARMRTPVRVPVLQLHGDLDQACPADAARVARRLVVGPYRWRQVAGAGHFPHEERPEEVSGALVEWLADVDGTRGGR from the coding sequence GTGTTGGACGACTCGGCCGCCTACGTCGACGGCCCCTGGACCCATCGCGTCGTCAGCGCGGCGGGCACGCGCTTCCACGTGGCCGAGGCCGGCGAGGGTCCGCTCGTGCTGCTGCTGCACGGCTTCCCGCAGTTCTGGTGGGCGTGGCGGTCCCAGCTCGTCGCCCTCGCCGCGGCGGGGTACCGCGCGGCCGCCGTCGACCTGCGCGGATACGGGGCCAGCGACAAGCCTCCGCGCGGCTATGACCTGGTGACGCTCGCCCAGGACGCCGCCGGCCTCGTGCGGTCCCTCGGCGAGGGCGAGGCCGTCGTGGTCGGACACGGCATCGGCGGCGTCATCGGGTGGACCATGACGGCCTACCACCCGCGTACCGTCCGGGCCCTCGCGACCCTGGCGGCGCCGCATCCGGGGCGAACGGCACGTCTGGCGGCCTCCGGCGGTCCCGGCGTCCGCCACATGCTCAGGGCGCAGGTGCCGATCCTGCCCGAGCACCGGCTCCTGGCCGACGGCTGTGTGCGCGTCGGCGACCTGATCCGCGAGTGGAGCGGCCCCGGATGGCCGGACGCCGAGGCCGAACAGCGCTACCGCCAGGCCTTCGCGATCCCGAAGGTCTCCCACTGCTCCCTGGAGTACCACCGCTGGATGTTCCGGTCCCGTTGGCGCCCCGACGGCGCCCGCTACGCCGCCCGGATGCGCACCCCCGTCCGAGTGCCGGTCCTGCAACTCCACGGCGACCTCGACCAGGCCTGTCCCGCCGACGCCGCACGCGTCGCGCGCCGCCTCGTCGTCGGGCCGTACCGTTGGAGGCAGGTGGCGGGTGCGGGGCACTTCCCGCACGAGGAACGCCCCGAAGAGGTCTCCGGCGCGCTCGTGGAGTGGCTGGCGGACGTGGACGGGACCCGTGGTGGGCGCTGA
- the serB gene encoding phosphoserine phosphatase SerB: protein MNDDSTLLVTVTGRDRPGISARLLNTLSVFPVTIVDLEQVVLAGRLVLGTVIDVDERVAPGVSRYRVFDEVRNALDKIAIDLDMEVEYGRGNGRVSESGTGRLHVTVLADPLRPGALGALTSCVARAGANIDRIERLSSYPVTSVEMEISGGGAAGDAAQLRAELAMEASTQSVDVAVQPSGLHRRGKHLIVMDVDSTLIQGEVIELLAAHAGCEAEVAKVTEQAMRGELDFEESLRARVALLHGLDASAIDRVREEIQLTPGARTLVRTLKRLGYECGIVSGGFTQITDVLVERLGLDYSAANTLEIVDGKLTGGLIGPIVDRKGKATTLQQFAEQAGVPLSQTVAIGDGANDLDMLQTAGLGVAFNAKPVVREQADTSVNVPYLDTIAFILGITREEIEAADLHASDSQD, encoded by the coding sequence ATGAATGATGACTCCACGCTGTTGGTGACCGTAACGGGCCGCGACCGTCCCGGCATCAGTGCGCGCCTCCTGAACACGCTCTCCGTCTTCCCGGTGACCATCGTCGACCTGGAACAGGTCGTCCTGGCCGGTCGGCTGGTCCTGGGAACCGTGATCGACGTCGACGAACGGGTCGCTCCCGGCGTGAGCCGCTACCGGGTCTTCGACGAGGTCCGCAACGCGCTCGACAAGATCGCCATCGACCTCGACATGGAGGTCGAGTACGGGCGGGGCAACGGCCGGGTGAGCGAGTCCGGCACCGGCCGCCTGCACGTGACCGTGCTCGCCGACCCCCTGCGCCCCGGCGCCCTGGGCGCCCTCACCTCGTGTGTGGCCCGCGCAGGCGCGAACATCGACCGGATCGAGCGCCTGTCCAGCTACCCGGTGACCTCCGTCGAGATGGAGATCTCCGGCGGCGGTGCGGCGGGCGACGCCGCCCAGCTCCGTGCCGAACTGGCGATGGAGGCCTCCACGCAGTCCGTGGACGTGGCCGTCCAGCCCAGCGGCCTGCACCGGCGCGGCAAGCACCTCATCGTCATGGACGTCGACTCCACCCTCATCCAGGGCGAGGTCATCGAACTCCTGGCCGCCCACGCGGGTTGCGAGGCCGAGGTGGCGAAGGTGACCGAGCAGGCCATGCGGGGCGAACTCGACTTCGAGGAGTCCCTCAGGGCCCGGGTCGCGCTGCTCCACGGCCTGGACGCCTCGGCGATCGACCGCGTGCGCGAGGAGATCCAGCTGACCCCGGGTGCCCGGACCCTGGTCCGGACGCTCAAGCGGCTGGGCTACGAGTGCGGCATCGTGAGCGGCGGCTTCACGCAGATCACGGACGTGCTCGTAGAGCGCCTGGGGCTCGACTACTCCGCCGCCAACACGCTGGAGATCGTCGACGGCAAGCTGACCGGCGGACTGATCGGCCCGATCGTCGACCGCAAGGGCAAGGCCACGACCCTCCAGCAGTTCGCCGAGCAGGCAGGGGTCCCCTTGTCCCAGACCGTCGCCATCGGCGACGGCGCCAACGACCTGGACATGCTCCAGACCGCGGGGCTCGGAGTCGCGTTCAACGCCAAGCCGGTCGTGCGGGAGCAGGCCGACACGTCGGTGAACGTGCCCTACCTGGACACCATCGCCTTCATCCTCGGCATCACCCGCGAGGAGATCGAGGCGGCGGACCTCCACGCGTCCGACTCCCAGGACTGA
- a CDS encoding histidine phosphatase family protein, which produces MKRTLLLMRHAKADVGHGEADFDRPLNDRGHLQAAGVGRLLAKRGYAPDHVICSGARRTRQTLKGVLHELGLATTPELDYSDEVYSAGPEELLEMINRLDPEVGTVLVVGHNPTIARLAAGFLGDDTLTRYAPATVAAVDLEVEWLYAAPGTGTGEILN; this is translated from the coding sequence ATGAAGCGGACACTGTTGCTCATGCGGCACGCCAAGGCCGACGTCGGCCACGGCGAGGCCGACTTCGACCGCCCGCTCAACGACCGGGGACACCTCCAGGCCGCCGGAGTCGGCCGACTGCTCGCGAAGCGCGGGTACGCGCCCGACCACGTGATCTGCTCCGGTGCCAGGCGCACCAGACAGACGCTCAAGGGCGTGCTCCACGAACTGGGCCTGGCGACCACTCCGGAGCTCGACTACTCGGACGAGGTCTACTCGGCCGGTCCGGAGGAGCTCCTGGAGATGATCAACCGCCTCGACCCGGAGGTGGGGACCGTCCTGGTGGTGGGGCACAACCCGACCATCGCCCGGCTCGCGGCCGGTTTCCTGGGAGACGACACCCTGACGCGGTACGCGCCGGCCACGGTCGCCGCCGTCGACCTGGAAGTCGAATGGCTCTACGCGGCGCCGGGCACGGGCACGGGCGAGATCCTCAACTAG
- a CDS encoding phage holin family protein, which translates to MVDKPGAGEPGAPSGTDRSIGELVSDATDNLSRLVRLEIKLAKLEAKADAVKIGKGIGEFLAAGVILHLFVILLSVTIGLGLWEIFDLPLWGAFGIVTLFYLLVAVAFVLTALINFRRRQGLARTAETSSRLVAILRGDIRPPKGERSVVAATTDQAPVSSDSSV; encoded by the coding sequence ATGGTGGACAAGCCGGGTGCCGGTGAACCTGGCGCTCCCAGCGGCACCGACCGTTCCATCGGTGAACTGGTCTCCGACGCCACCGACAACCTCTCGCGGCTGGTGCGCCTGGAGATCAAGCTCGCCAAGCTGGAGGCCAAGGCCGACGCCGTCAAGATCGGCAAGGGCATCGGCGAGTTCCTCGCCGCGGGCGTGATCCTCCACCTCTTCGTGATCCTGCTGTCGGTGACGATCGGGCTCGGACTCTGGGAGATCTTCGACCTCCCGCTCTGGGGCGCGTTCGGCATCGTCACGCTCTTCTACCTGCTGGTCGCCGTCGCCTTCGTCCTGACCGCGCTGATCAACTTCCGTCGGCGCCAGGGGCTCGCCCGCACGGCCGAGACCTCGTCCCGGCTCGTGGCGATCCTGCGCGGGGACATCCGACCGCCCAAGGGCGAGCGGTCCGTGGTCGCGGCCACGACCGACCAGGCACCCGTCTCCTCCGACTCCTCCGTCTAG
- a CDS encoding sodium-translocating pyrophosphatase, whose product MSGLNLAAESGTALALEGSDFTLVIIVMVVALLALAVAGMLVREVLAAGQGTERMRNIAFAVQEGAAAYLKRQFRTLAVFVVLIPLLLLLLPADSWAIAIGRSVFFALGALLSAATGFIGMWLAVRGNVRVAAAARGGDSAAGHTAMRIAFRTGGVAGMITVGLGLFGAATVVMLYRGDAPIVLEGFGFGAALLAMFMRVGGGIFTKAADVGADLVGKVEQGIPEDDPRNAATIADNVGDNVGDCAGMAADLFESYAVVLVASLILGRVAFGTEGLVFPLLVPMIGIITAMIGIFIVAPRPRDRTAMTAINRGFFISAAISAVLVIATSFWYLPGSFEELSGVSPQVLAEIEAAGTDPDPRIIAVAAVLIGLVLAAAIQLLTGYFTETDRRPVRDIGESSETGAATVILSGISVGLESAVYSALLIAGAVYAAFLLGGGSITLSLFAVALAGTGLLTTVGIIVAMDTFGPVSDNAQGIAEMSGDVEGPGAEILTGLDAVGNTTKAITKGIAIATAVLAATALFGAFRTSVQEQLGDAEAFSLSIDQPDALVGVIIGASVVFFFSGLAIMAVGRAAGRVVLEVRNQFRTRPGIMDGTEKPEYARVVDICTKDSLRELVTPGLLAVLAPIAVGFALGYAPLGAFLGGAIAAGVLMAVFLSNSGGAWDNAKKLVEDGHHGGKGSAAHEATVIGDTVGDPFKDTAGPAINPLLKVMNLVALIVAPSVVIFADNVALRAGVSVVAVGVLVGAVLWSKRRGAGTETELAEIDREVEPRDAPESGDADQSAPDQEPTAAADGDTDGGAEEKAPDPKEEAHAGDGKG is encoded by the coding sequence TTGTCTGGGCTCAACCTCGCCGCGGAAAGCGGCACGGCCCTAGCACTGGAAGGCAGCGACTTCACACTCGTCATCATCGTCATGGTGGTGGCGCTCCTGGCCCTCGCCGTCGCGGGGATGCTGGTGCGTGAGGTCCTGGCCGCCGGTCAGGGCACAGAGCGAATGCGCAACATCGCGTTCGCGGTACAGGAAGGAGCGGCGGCCTACCTGAAACGACAGTTCCGCACCCTCGCGGTCTTCGTCGTCCTCATCCCGCTCCTGCTCCTCCTGCTCCCCGCGGACTCCTGGGCCATCGCCATCGGCCGGTCGGTGTTCTTCGCCCTCGGCGCACTGCTGTCGGCGGCGACCGGATTCATCGGGATGTGGCTGGCCGTCCGCGGCAACGTCCGGGTCGCGGCCGCGGCGCGCGGCGGTGACTCCGCCGCCGGCCACACCGCCATGCGGATCGCCTTCCGCACCGGCGGAGTGGCGGGCATGATCACCGTCGGACTCGGCCTGTTCGGCGCCGCCACCGTGGTCATGCTCTACCGCGGCGACGCGCCCATCGTGCTGGAGGGCTTCGGCTTCGGTGCCGCGCTGCTCGCCATGTTCATGCGTGTGGGCGGCGGGATCTTCACCAAGGCCGCCGACGTCGGCGCCGACCTGGTCGGCAAGGTCGAGCAGGGCATCCCCGAGGACGACCCCCGCAACGCCGCCACCATCGCCGACAACGTCGGCGACAACGTGGGCGACTGCGCGGGCATGGCGGCGGACCTCTTCGAGTCCTACGCGGTCGTGCTCGTGGCCTCCCTGATCCTGGGCCGCGTGGCCTTCGGTACCGAGGGCCTCGTGTTCCCGCTCCTGGTCCCGATGATCGGCATCATCACCGCCATGATCGGCATCTTCATCGTCGCGCCCCGTCCGCGGGACAGGACCGCGATGACCGCGATCAACCGCGGGTTCTTCATCTCCGCCGCGATCTCCGCCGTGCTCGTCATCGCCACCTCCTTCTGGTACCTGCCCGGCAGCTTCGAGGAGCTGTCCGGCGTCAGCCCGCAGGTGCTGGCGGAGATCGAGGCGGCCGGCACCGACCCCGACCCGCGGATCATCGCCGTGGCCGCCGTGCTCATCGGCCTCGTCCTCGCGGCGGCGATCCAGCTGCTCACCGGGTACTTCACCGAGACCGACCGGCGTCCGGTCCGCGACATCGGCGAGAGCTCCGAGACCGGCGCGGCGACCGTCATCCTCTCCGGCATCTCCGTGGGCCTGGAGTCGGCGGTCTACTCCGCCCTGCTCATCGCCGGAGCCGTCTACGCGGCCTTCCTGCTGGGCGGCGGGTCGATCACCCTGAGCCTGTTCGCCGTGGCGCTCGCGGGCACGGGCCTGCTCACCACGGTCGGCATCATCGTGGCCATGGACACCTTCGGACCGGTCTCCGACAACGCCCAGGGCATCGCCGAGATGTCGGGTGACGTGGAGGGCCCGGGCGCGGAGATCCTCACCGGCCTGGACGCCGTCGGCAACACCACCAAGGCGATCACCAAGGGCATCGCCATCGCCACGGCCGTACTGGCGGCCACCGCCCTGTTCGGGGCGTTCCGCACCTCGGTGCAGGAGCAGCTCGGCGACGCGGAGGCGTTCTCCCTGTCCATCGACCAGCCGGACGCGCTCGTCGGCGTGATCATCGGCGCCAGCGTCGTGTTCTTCTTCTCCGGCCTGGCCATCATGGCCGTCGGCCGCGCGGCCGGACGCGTCGTGCTGGAGGTGCGCAACCAGTTCCGGACCCGTCCGGGGATCATGGACGGCACGGAGAAGCCGGAGTACGCGCGGGTCGTCGACATCTGCACGAAGGACTCGCTGCGCGAACTGGTCACGCCCGGCCTCCTGGCCGTGCTCGCACCGATCGCGGTCGGCTTCGCCCTGGGCTACGCGCCACTCGGCGCGTTCCTCGGCGGCGCCATCGCCGCCGGTGTGCTCATGGCGGTCTTCCTGTCCAACTCCGGCGGGGCGTGGGACAACGCCAAGAAGCTGGTCGAGGACGGCCACCACGGTGGCAAGGGGTCGGCGGCCCACGAGGCCACGGTGATCGGAGACACGGTCGGTGACCCCTTCAAGGACACGGCCGGGCCGGCCATCAACCCCCTTCTGAAGGTGATGAACCTGGTGGCGCTCATCGTCGCACCCAGCGTGGTGATCTTCGCGGACAACGTGGCGCTGCGGGCGGGCGTGAGCGTGGTCGCCGTGGGCGTGCTCGTCGGAGCCGTCCTGTGGTCCAAGCGCCGCGGCGCGGGGACCGAGACCGAGCTGGCCGAGATCGATCGTGAGGTCGAGCCCCGGGACGCGCCCGAGAGCGGGGACGCCGACCAGAGCGCTCCGGACCAGGAGCCGACGGCGGCGGCAGACGGTGACACCGACGGCGGCGCGGAGGAGAAGGCGCCCGACCCCAAGGAGGAGGCCCACGCCGGAGACGGCAAGGGCTGA
- a CDS encoding DUF309 domain-containing protein: MATASVTGGGPGRGEGRDRDVSGRAQNQRPRDRYGRPLPHGSRGEVERVPDDAEFTAEEGLEEAQRLLDSGYAFTAHEVLEAVWKSSPEPERELWRGLAQTAVGVTHAQRGNTVGAARLLRRGADRVEAFGPRAPHGVDVGSVAAFARGLADDLDAGRARPGDGIDPSGMRLRGA; the protein is encoded by the coding sequence ATGGCGACGGCATCGGTGACCGGAGGCGGCCCGGGGCGGGGCGAGGGCCGGGACCGCGACGTGTCCGGGCGCGCGCAGAACCAGCGCCCCCGGGACCGGTACGGCCGACCTCTGCCGCACGGCAGCCGGGGCGAGGTCGAGCGTGTTCCGGACGACGCCGAATTCACCGCGGAGGAAGGTCTGGAAGAGGCCCAGCGGCTGCTCGACTCGGGGTACGCTTTCACCGCCCACGAAGTCCTCGAAGCCGTGTGGAAGTCCTCCCCCGAACCCGAGCGGGAACTGTGGCGGGGACTCGCCCAGACGGCCGTCGGGGTGACCCACGCCCAGCGGGGGAACACGGTGGGCGCGGCGCGCCTGCTCCGGCGCGGCGCGGACCGTGTGGAGGCGTTCGGGCCGCGTGCGCCGCACGGTGTCGACGTGGGGAGTGTGGCGGCCTTCGCCCGTGGCCTGGCCGACGATCTGGACGCTGGGCGGGCCCGTCCCGGTGACGGGATCGATCCGTCGGGCATGCGGTTGCGCGGCGCCTAG